In Candidatus Nealsonbacteria bacterium, the sequence ATTTTTTTTGCTTCAGGTTTTGATAATTCAACCAATTTTCGTTTTTTTCTTTTCGTTTTCCCTGATTTTTTTGCCAAGTAATGGTCAATACCGGTCTGTCGTCTTAAGACCTTGCCTGTCCTGGTTATTTTGAAACGTTTTTGAATAGATTTTCTTATTCCCATATTTTCCTTTATTTGTTTTCTTCTTTACTGATGGAAATAATTACTATGAATCCATTTACTTTTCTCTTTATTTCACTTTCAGTTTTTATTGAAATTCTTTTTCCTAAATCCTCAATGAACTTTTTTAATTTTTCTTTTGCAAATCCAGAGAGTCTTTTTTCTCTACCCCTTAAAATCATTTCTATTTTTACCTTATTTCCTTTCTTTAAAAATTTCTCTGCCTGAAGAATTCTTGTTTCCAAATCGTGTGGGGATATATTAAATCTTAACCTTATTCCTTTTATTTCGATAGTTTTTTTAACCCCCTTTTCCTTTTTCTGCAAGCGGTAGA encodes:
- the infC gene encoding translation initiation factor IF-3, with the protein product MIKKPLINNRIRAQKVRLIDDAGKQIGIIDLEKALQMARERNLDLIQVTEKIDPPVCKILNYGKYLYRLQKKEKGVKKTIEIKGIRLRFNISPHDLETRILQAEKFLKKGNKVKIEMILRGREKRLSGFAKEKLKKFIEDLGKRISIKTESEIKRKVNGFIVIISISKEENK
- the rpmI gene encoding 50S ribosomal protein L35, yielding MGIRKSIQKRFKITRTGKVLRRQTGIDHYLAKKSGKTKRKKRKLVELSKPEAKKIKKLLRS